The window TGGTCGAGCGTCGTCCGCCCGGGTTCGCCACTGGTCATACCGGTCCTCCGGCTGTCGGCGCCGGACCGGCTGCCAGCCAAGGTGGCGGCACGCGGGCCACGGGTACGAGGAACGTGCAGACGCTCGCCACGGGAGCACCGTACGGGTCCGGTGGGATTCCCGCACGCTCGGGGGAGTTCCCGTAATCTCCGATGATGAAGCCCTGTCACCGCGGCGGTGAGGCGGGTAACGGTGAGTTGAACTGCGGATGGCAATTGTGTGCGAACGACCAAATATCAGTTTGGCGGAAACCGAGTAGGTACATTCCTCCTTGAGCTTCGGGGAGCAGCGGGCTGGACGGATGCAGTCGCCGTCTCAGTCGTCGAAGTCGTCGAAGTCGTCGTACCACCCATTCGATCGGTCGACCCGAGGGAGACGGCAAGTGAGGGCAGCACGCGCGAAGGCGCTGACCGGAATTGTGGCGCTGGCGTTGGTGGTGACGGGGTGCTCATCGAGCTCGGGCGGGTCCAGCTCCTCGTCAGGCACCGACTGGGCCACCACCACCTCGGCCGCCGCGGGCGGTGGGATGGACGCGCTCGTCGCGGCGGCCAAGAAGGAAGGCACGCTGAACGTGATTGCGCTGCCCCCGACCTGGGCCAACTACGGGGCGATCATCTCGGCGTTCACCGCCAAGTACGGGATCAAGGTGAACTCGGCGAACCCGAATGGCAGCAGCCAGGAGGAGGTCAACGCCGTCAAACAGCAGGCTGGCACGGCCGCGGCTCCGGATGTGCTCGACATCGGCATGTCGGTTGCATTGGCCAACACCAGTCTGTTAGCTCCGTACAAGGTGGCCACCTGGAACGACATCCCGTCGGCCCAGGTCGAGCCGACCGGCCTGTGGTTCCAGGACTACGGCGGTTACATGGCCATCGGCTACGACTCGGCCAAGTTCGGCACGATCTCGTCGATCAACGACCTGATGGGCTCGAAGTTCAAGAACGCCATCGCGCTCAACGGCAACCCGACCCAGGCCAACGCCGCGCTCAACGGCGTGATGATGGCCAACCTCGCCGTTGGGGGAACACTGGACGACATCGCCAAGGGTGTGGACTTCTTCCACCAGCTCAAGCAGGCCGGCAACTTCGTCCCCGTCCAGGCCACCACCGCCACGGTGAAGGCGGGCACGACACCGGTCGTGTTCGACTGGGACTACCTGAACGCGACCCACGGCGCCGACGTGCCCAGCTGGAAGCTGTTCATTCCGAGCAACGCGATTCTCGGCGGGTACTACGCGCAGGCCATCAATAAGCAGGCGCCGCACCCAGCGGCGGCCCGGCTGTGGGAGGAGTTCCTGTACTCCCAGGACCCGCAGGGCGGTCAGAACCTATGGCTGCAAGGCGGCGCCCGACCGGTTGAGATGCCCGCGATGATCGCGAACAAGTCCATCGACACCGCGGCTGCTGCGAAGCTGCCGCAAGCGGCCGGGTCGGCGGTCTTCATGAGCGCGGACCAGGCCAGCGCCGCCTCCGCCTACCTGGCTAAGAACTGGGCTTCGGCCATCAAGTAGTGGGGAGAAGGCCGTAGCTACGACCGCAGTGGCCGGCGTCCGGCCCGTGAGGGCCGGGCGCCGGCTGCCGCTCGCCTGGACGGGAACGATCCCGTTCTTCGCCTACGTGGGGCTCTTCCTGCTGCTGCCCACCGGCATCGTCGTGTGGAACTCGCTGACGGACGCCAGCGGCAAGCTCAACCTCGGCAGCATTAAGACGCTGTTCGACCCCGCCGTTCGGATGTACTTCGTCAACTCACTCGAGCTGAGCGCGATCAGCGCGGTGGTCGGGGCCGTCTTCGGCGCGGTCATCGCGTACGCGGTGGCTTCAGGCAACCCCGACGGGCTGGTCCGTCGGCTGGCGACTGCCGGGTCCGGGGTGCTCGCACAGTTCGGCGGGGTCACCCTCGCGTTCGCGTTCAACGCGGCGATCGGCCCCACCAGCGGGTTCCTGACGAAGGCGTCCTGGTACTACGACTTCCCCCAGGGAATCTCCCTGATCTACGTGTACTTCCAAGTTCCGCTGATGGTATTGGTGTTCCTGCCCGCAGTGGACGGCATGAAGATGCAGTGGCGGGAGGCCACCGAGAACCTCGGCGGCTCCACCTGGCACTTCTGGCGGCACGTCGGCGGACCCCTGCTGGCCCCTGCCTTCCTGGGCAGCACGCTCCTGCTCTTCGCCAACTCGCTGTCCGCATACGCCACCGTCCAGGCCTGGGAGAACCAGATCGCCTACGTGGTTCCGCAGCAGATCAGCATCGCCATCACCAGCGAGGTGGGTCTCGCCTCGGCCAACGAGGCTCAGGTGCTGGCTTTGGGCATGGTGATCGTGGTCGCCGTCGTCATGGTCTCCTACACCCTCCTCCAGCGGAGGACGTCCCGATGGCTGCGGTGACACCGGTCGGCGCGGTCACCCCCGCCGAGGTGGAGGCCCCGCAGCCACGGGGTTCGATGCGCTCCTCCCGGCTGCGTCGGCTCAACCTGTTCCGCTGGACCGTGTTCACCCTGGCGACGCTGTTCTTCCTGTTGCCCTTGTTCGCCATGGTCCGGTTCTCGTTCGTGGGGACGCAGCCAGGGGAGTACACGATCTCGGCGTGGACCCAGATCGCGTCCTACCCCGGTCTGCTGGACGCCATCCGGATCACCCTGGAGCTCGCGGTCATCACCGTGATCGTCGAGCTGTCGCTGTTGGTGCCGACGATGATCTGGGTTCGGCTGCGCGTGCAGTGGCTGAGCCGCACCATCGAGTTCCTGTGCCTGCTGCCGCTGACGATCCCGGCGATCGTGCTAGTGGTCGGGCTGGCCCCGGTGTACCGAAGCGTGCGGCAGCACGTGAGCCTGTCGCCGCTGCAGCTGTTCTGGGCCTATGTGATCCTCGCTCTGCCCTATGCCTACCGGGCGCTCGCCGCAGGGCTGGACGCGATCGACGTCCGCACGCTGGCCGAGGCCGCCCGCAGCCTGGGGGCCAGCTGGTTCACCGTGATGGTGCGGGTCGTGGCCCCCAACATGTGGCAGGCGCTGCTGAACGCGATGCTCCTGACGACCGCCCTGGTGCTCGGTGAGTTCACCATCGCCAGCATCCTGCTCTACACCAACCTGCAAGTCGCTCTCTACCAGATCAGCCGAGCCACGCTCGACGCCGGCGTCCTGTTCTCCACGTCAGCGGCTTCGCTGCTCTTCGCCTTCCTTCTTCTGCTCATCTTGTCCTATGTGGGCCGCCAGCGCGGCCGCGAACGAAGGTGACGACGTGACGTCCTCGGTGACCGACGCCAGACCTGCTCCCGCTTCCGGGAGGGCGGGCGTCGAGGTCCGCATGAAGGGCCTGCGCCGTGAGTACGGTCCCGTGGTCGCCCTGGACGGGCTCGACCTCACGCTGCACCCGGGCGAGCTGGTCGCGCTGCTTGGGCCGTCCGGCTGCGGCAAGACCACCACGCTGAGGTTGCTCGCGGGGCTGGAGGACGCCGACAGCGGGACCATCACGGTTGACAACCAGGAGATCACCCGGCTGCCGGCCAGCAAGCGCGACATGGGCATGGTATTCCAGGCGTACTCGTTGTTTCCGCACATGACCGTCCGGCAGAACGTGGCCTTCGGGCTGAGGCTCCGTCACGTCAGCAGGGCCGAGCGCGATCGACGCGCGCTGGAGATGCTGGAGCTGGTCGGGCTGTCGAGCCAGGCAGACCGGTACGCCCATCAGATATCGGGAGGGCAGCAGCAGCGGGTCGCGCTCGCGCGTGCGCTCGCGATCCAGCCGCGGGTCCTGCTCCTCGACGAACCGCTGTCTGCCCTGGACGCCAAGGTCAGGGCCCAGCTGCGCGACCAGATCCGCCGGATCCAGCTCGAAGTCGGGATCACGACGCTGTTCGTCACCCATGACCAGGAGGAAGCCCTCGCGATCGCCGACCGGGTCGGCGTGATGCGCGAAGGAAGGCTCGAACAGCTCGGCCCACCCACCGAGGTCTACAGCCGGCCAGCCACGTCGTTCGTCGCCGAGTTCGTCGGGCTGACCAATCGGCTGGCTGGAGAGGTGAGCGGAGGCGAGGTCACCGTCCGGGGAGTCCGGCTGCCGTTGGTCGACGCTTCGACGCCCGACGGTCCGGTGACCGCTCTGGTCCGGCCCGAGGCGGTCATGGTGGCCCCGGAGGCCCCGACCGACTCGGGACCACTGGTCGGCACGGTGATCGCCACGACGTTCCTGGGGGCCACCAGCCGGATCACCGTGGATCTTGGCGACACCACGATCATGGCCCAGCTCAGGACCGCCGAGGCTGCCGCCCTCCCCGCCGGCAGCAGGGTGACGCTGGCGATCAGACTCGACCCTGTCCTCGTTTCGGATGACCACCGCGAGGCTGCCGCCGGTTGACCGGCCGGGCTCTCTGAGCCGAACCGAGGCAGCGACTTCTCGGGGCAGCCCCATGACTCGCTGGGTCCGCGCCGGCTCCCCGGCGCGTCATGGGAAAATGCGGCGGGGCACCTCCCCTGCGTGGTCCACCGGGGATCCGGCGGCCCGGGTGGGTTGTCCCCTACGGTGCGGGCCGTCCAAGGCGTTCACAAGGAGGGATCGGTGACGGCATCGCGCCGGCTCGGCAAGCTGTTCGTCGAGACCCCGCGCCCCGACCGCGTCCGCACGCATCGCCACGCTCCCTGGATGATCGTCGGCACGGTGTGCATCGGTGCGTTCATGGGCCAGCTCGACGCCAGCATCGTCACGCTGGCCTTCCCCACGATGCAGCGCGAGTTCGGGGTGTCCATCGGGGAGATCGAGTGGGTGGCGCTGTCCTACCTGCTGACCCTCGTCGCCCTGGTCACGGTGATCGGCCGGATCGCCGACATGGTCGGGCGCAAGCTGCTCTACACCTACGGGTTCGCGCTGTTCACCCTGGCCTCCATCGCGTGCGCGCTGTCCCCGAACCTGGACTTCCTGATCGGCGCCCGGGTGGTGCAGGGGGTGGGCGCGGCCTTGCTGCAGGCCAACTCGGTCGCGCTGATCAGCACCGCGTTGCCGCGGGCGATCCTCGGCAAGGGCATCGGGATCCAGGGGGCGGCCCAGGCGCTCGGGCTGGCGATGGGCCCGGCGGTCGGCGGATTCCTGGTGGCGCTCGGCGGTTGGCGGCTGATCTTCTGGGTGAACGTGCCGGCCGGGATCGTGGGCTTCGTCCTCGGCTGGTTCCTGCTGCCGCGGTCGCAGCACCTGGCGGCCAAGCAGCCGCTGGACAAGTGGGGGCTGGCGCTGTTCCTGCCGGCGGCGGTGCTCACGATGTACGGGCTGTCCCTGGCCGGACGGACCCCGCTCCCGATGACCGGCGTCGTCGTCACGCTGATGCTGGGCGTCGTGCTGTTCGCCCTGTTCACCTGGTGGCAGCTGCGGGCACCGGCCCCGCTGGTCGACCCGCACCTGTTCCGGAGGGCGGCGTTCACCGCGGGCATCGTCAGCGGGCTGCTGTCCTACCTGGTGCTGTTCGGGGTGCTGTTCGTGATCCCGTACTACCTGGAGGGCACCGGCCTGGCGGGGCCCGGAAAGGTCGGCCTGGTGCTGACCGCGCTGCCGGTCGCCCTGGGCCTGACCGCACCCTTCGCCGGGACGCTCGCCGACCGGGTGGGCGCCCGCACGCCGACCGTGGTGGGCATGCTGCTGGCGGCGCTGGCGCTGGCGCTGCTCTCGTTCGTGCACGGAACGCTGGGCCTGGTGACCGCCGGCCTGGCCGTCGTCGGTGCCGGGCTCGGGGCGTTCACGCCGCCCAACAACGCAGCGATCATGGCGGCGGCTCCGCACCACCAGTCCGGGCTGGCGAGCGGTGTGCTCAACATGACCCGCGGCATGGGCACGGCGCTGGGTGTCGCCGTGACCGGCCTGGTGTTCGCGACCGCCTCGCGGCATGCACCTGTCGACGGCACGGCTGCGGCCGACGTGACCCACGGCTTCAGCGTCGCCATGCTCGCCCTGGCCGGGACGGGGCTGCTCGCCGCGACGATGTCGGCGTTCCGCGGCGCCGGGCGTGGCCTGACCGCGCAGCCCTTCGAGCTGTAGCCCGGTCAGGAGATGCTGGCGCCCAGCGCGCTGAGCTTGTCCTCGAAGTTCTCGTAGCCGCGGTTGATGAGGTCGACGCCGCGGACCGTCGAGGTGCCCTGTGCGGTGAGCGCCGCGATCAGGTAGGAGAAACCGCCCCGGAGGTCGGGGATGGTCAGGTCGGCGCCCTGCAGCTTGGTGGGACCCGAGATGACCGCCGAGTGCAGGAAGTTGCGCTGGCCGAACCGACACGGGGTGGCGCCCAGGCACTCGGGGTAGAGCTGGATCACGGCACCCATGGACACCAGCGCCTCGGTGAAGCCGAACCGGTTCTCGTACACCGTCTCGTGCAGGATGGACAGCCCGGTCGCCTGCGTGAGGGCGACCGCCAGCGGCTGCTGCCAGTCGGTCATGAACCCCGGGTGCACGTCGGTCTCCAGGGCCAGCGAGTGCAGGGGGCCGCCCGGGTGCCAGAACCGGATCCCCGCGTCGTGCACGTCGAACTCCCCGCCCACCGTGCGGAAGACGTTGAGGAACGTGGTCAGGTCCCCCTGCTTGGCGCCGAGCACGTCGATGTTGCCGCCCGTCGCGAGGGCGGCGCTGGCCCACGAGGCCGCCTCGATCCGGTCGGGCAGCGCGCGGTGCACGAAGCCTCGCAGCCGCTCCACGCCTTGGATGCGGAACACCCGGTCGGTGTGCACCGAGATGATCGCGCCCATCTTCTGCAGCACGGCGATCAGGTCGAGGATCTCCGGCTCGACCGCGGCGTTGCGCAGCTCGGTGGTGCCCTGGGCCGTCACCGCGGTGAGCAGCACCTGCTCGGTGGCTCCGACGCTGGGGAAGGGCAGGGACAGCTTGGTGCCGCGCAGGCCGTGGGGCGCGGACAGGTGCAGGCCGTCCGGGGCCTTCTCGATGACCGCGCCGAACTGCCGCAGCGCCTCGAGGTGGAAGTCGATCGGGCGGTCACCGATGCGGCAGCCGCCCAGGTCCGGGATGAACGCCCGGCCGAGCCGGTGCAGCAGCGGCCCGCACAGCAGGATCGGGATCCGGCTGGAGCCCGCGTGGGCGTTGACCTCCGCGACGTCGGCCTGCTCCACCTGGCTCGGGTCGAGCACCAGCTCGCCGTCCTCGGCCCCGGCGCTGACTGAAACCCCGTGCAGCTCGAGTAACCCGCTCGCGACGTCGACGTCGCTCACCGCGGGGACGTTGCGCAGCCGGCTCGGGGAGTCCCCGAGCAGCGCCGCGACCATCGCCTTGGGCACCAGGTTCTTCGCCCCCCGAACCGCAATCCGGCCGGAGAGCGGGTTGCCGCCGTGAACGGTCAGCGTGTCCATGCAGGGAGGGCCTCTCGTTCGGGGTTGCGCGGCATTTGGGGCAGATGTCCGGCGTCACGAGCGTACTCTCACCGGCGGCCCACCGGGTGTCCCAGCGGAGTGGAGCGATGGCCGGCTCGCGCCTCCGGCAGCCGTGCCGACCGTCCCCGTCCACAACGCCACCGAAACCTGCTACCGTGAACGTGTTGCAGTTGCAGGTCGAGGACCGTTCTTACTGACGCCCGCAGACTGAAGACAGCGGGTGTTTTGCATTCCCAGCCGATGTGCGGCGCGGAGGGCAAACCCCGGGCAACGTGGTTGTGCGAGTGCGCAGCCGGATCGCCCCGAAGGGAAACAAGCACATGGCTCAGGGAACAGTGAAGTGGTTCAATGCAGAGAAGGGCTTCGGCTTCATCGCTCAGGACGACGGCGGCGCTGACGTCTTCGTCCACTTCTCCGCGATCACCGGCGACGGCTACAAGAGCCTCGACGAGAACCAGCGGGTCGAGTACGACGTCACCCAGGGCCCGAAGGGCCCGCAGGCGGCGAACGTCCGCGGTATCTGACCTCAGTCGGAGAGGGCGGGTGGACGGGTTTTCCGTCCACCCGCCCTTCGCGTTTCCCGGCGGCCCTGGTCGCTAGACTGGCATCGCGGCCTGGACGTCGTTGATCGCGACGTCCAGCAGTTCGTGGGCCAGGTCGAGCAGGGCCCGGCTGACGGCCAGCTCGTCGCCGATCTCGGGGATCGCCGGGTCGCCGGGCTTGCGGCGGGCCAGCCCCTCGCCCTCGAGTGTCGCCACGTCGGTGGTGAGAACCGCGCGGGCGTGCGTTCTGTTGTCGTCCGCCTCGCTCAGGTACACGCGGACGGTCCACTCCTTGGTGTGCATGCTGCCTCCTCAGACGGCTCCTCGCTGCCACCGTCGCGCCGCCGGGGCACCGTCGGCCAGTGCAGATGGTCCCGTCCTCACCCCCTCAGGCAGGTGGGGAGAGGTGCGGCCAGCCGGCGGTGTGGCTGGGGGGACGATCGGTCGTCCACAGTGCACCCTCGGCGGCCTGGCCGACGAGCAGCTCGAGGGCCCGGTCGGGAGCGCTGACCGCGGCGACCGCCAGCACGCGGGCGTGCCAGGCGCTGGCCGAGACGACCACACTGCTCGTCCGGTCGGTGGCCGCCCAGCAGACCCCGCCGTCCACCAGCCGCACCGGGGTCCCGTCCCGGCCGACCTCCAGCGCCCAGCCGGCCGGGCGCGGCGGCAGCCCGGCCACCCGCACCTGGCCCGCGACGTTCACGCACACACCGGCCGCGCCGGCGTCGACCGTCTCCTGGGCGACCAGGTCCGCGGTGACGGCGGCGGCCAGTCCGGTCAGGACGGCGTCCGGGGCAGCGGACAGGGTCGCCGTCAGCGCGGACTCGTCGAGGACCGCGTCGACCCCGAGGGCGAACGGATGGAACCGCCCTCGGGTCTTCTCCCGGCCGAGCACGGCCAGGCCCAGCAGCAGGAGTGTCTCGGGCGCCACGGCGACCGGCCAGCCGGTCGCCCGCGCGAGACGCGCGAAGTCGCTGCCCCCGTCGGACGTCGTCCAGAGCCGGCCCAGCTGCAGGACCCGGTCCCTGGCGTCCTCGAGCAGGTCCGGTCGCTCGCCCACCACGATGACGTGCGCCCGGCCGGCCGGCACGGCGAACCCGATCTGGAAGACCGGGCCCAGGACGGCGTCCGCGGGGGCGTCGAGGGGGTCCCAGGCCAGCCGGTCATGCACCGCCGCGGTCATGACCGCTCGCTGATGGTGTCCGGCCGACGACCGACGACTGGCTCCTCGGTGCCCGTCGTCCACGGCGAGGCGTAGGAGGCAGGCCCGGTGGCCCGCTCAGCGGCGACCACGGTCGGGGCGGCCGACCCCAGCAGGACGGCGGCCAGACTGGCCATCCCGCCGGCCGCCACGGCGGCCCTGGCCGCGCGGCCGCGCCGGCGGCTCCGCTCGCTCGCCGACCGGTCCAGGGAATCCCTCGAGCCATCGGCGTTGGTCCGGTCGCCATCCGCCACGGGTCCTCCTCCGGTTGGTCTGCTGGAGTCTGGGCTTCAGCCTTGGACCGAACTGTGAAGAACTCCTGAGCGGACGCCGGGAGTCGCCTGGGAGCAGGCGGCCTCGGCGGGTCGAACGGGGTCAGCTCAGCGTGCGGCCGGGCTACGCCGCTGCCCCCGGCTCCCGTCCCGGCCCGCGGACGAGCCACCCGCGGCGCGGGCCGGGCGGCGCGGGCCGCGCTTCGGCTGCTCGCCCCGTGCGGACCGGTCGGAGCGTCCAGTCCGGGCCGGGCGGGACGACTGGGAGCGCGACTCCACGGGCCGCTCGGCCAGGGCCACCCCCGTGGGCTGGCGCGCCCCGGTCACCCGCGCCAGGTCGGCATCACCGGGCCGGACCCGGGACCGCTCGGCCCGGACGCCGGCCTGGGCGGCCAGCTTCGACACGTCCTTCTCCTGATGCGGCAGCACCAGGGTGACGACCACGCCGGACTCCCCGGCCCGGGCGGTGCGACCGGCGCGGTGCAGGTAGTCCTTCGGGTCGGCCGGCGGGTCCACGTGCACGACCAGGCCGATGTCGTCGACGGGGATGCCGCGGGCGGCGACGTCGGTGGCGACCAGTACGGGGGTGTTGCCCTCGCGGAACTCGGCGAGGGTGCGGGTGCGGGCGTTCTGGGCCTTGCCGCCGTGCAGCGCGGCCGCGGCCACACCCTGCCGGCGCAGCTGCTTGGTGAGCCGGTCGGCGCCGTGCTTGGTCCGCACGAACAGCAGGGTGCGTCCCTCGCGGCCGGCGATCTCGGCGGTCACCTGCGCCTTGTCGTCGTTGGACACGAGGAACAGGTGGTGGTCCATGCCGGCGCCGGGGGCGTGGTCGGGCTCGACCGAGTGGGTCATCGGGTCGGCCAGGTACCGGCGCACCAGCGTGCTGACGTCGCCGTCCAGGGTCGCCGAGAACAGCAGCCGCTGCCCGCCGGGCGCGACCTGGTCGAGCAGCTTGCGGACGGCGGGCAGAAAGCCCATGTCGGCCATGTGGTCGGCCTCGTCCAGGACGACGATCTCGACGTCGGCGAGCGAGCAGGCGCCCTGCTCGATCAGGTCGATCAGCCGGCCCGGCGTCGCGACCAGCAGGTCGACGCCACGGCGCAGCGCCTCGGCTTGCTTGGGGAACGACGTGCCGCCCACGACCGGACGGCTGCGCAGGCCGAGGGCGTGGCCCAGCGGCTCGAGGCCGTCGTGGACCTGCTGAGCGAGCTCGCGGGTGGGCACCAGGACCAGGCCGCGGGGGCGCTTCGGCGCGGCGCTGGTGCCGGCCAGCCGCGCGATCATCGGGATGCCGAAGGCGAGCGTCTTGCCGGAGCCGGTGCGCGCCTTGCCGAGCACGTCGCGCCCGGCCAGCGCGTCGGGGATGGCCGCGGTCTGGATCGCGAACGGCGCCTGGATGCCGTGGCGGGCCAGGGCGGCGACGAGGGGAGCCGGTACGCCGAGCTCGGCGAAGGACGGCGTGGCCTCGGGCCGGGTGGAGGCGGACAGGGTGGAGACGGACGGGGTGGAGGCGGACGGGGTGGAGACGGACGGGGTGGAGACGGACGGGGTGGAGACGGACGGGGTGGAGACGGACATGCGTGACCTCTCGGGACGGTGGCACGTCCCAGGAGAGAACGAGCCCGGCGCGCACGCGAGCGCACCGAAGGAAGGAAGAGCAGGTGGTCGCTCGCGGCCGACGGCCGGGCAACGCCTCAAGTGTACCCGGTCACTTGTCAGGGTGAGGACGACCGATCGCTCGTCCTCACCCTGACAAGTCGGAGAGGCGGGCCAGGGCGGCGCTGAAGCAGGCGGTCGGCGGGCGCACCGGCCCGGCGCCCACCTGACCGATGCCGGCCACCTTGCCCGCGATCCCGGTGGTGATCCGCGGCAGGATGCCGGTGCGCCCTACCAAGGTCACGTCGATGCCGGTGGGCGAGCCGCGGAAGTCCAGCACCGGGATCTGCTGGCCCGGGTGCTCGGCCAGGGTGATCTCGTACATCTGCAGGGTGCTGCGCAGGGCCTGCGCGACGTCCCCGCCGATGAACCGCACGATCGCCGGCGCGGCGGCCAGCGCGAACCCGCCGATCCCGGCGGTCTCGGTGATCGCCGAGTCGCCGATGTCGGGGTTGGCGTCCTTCGGCCGTAGCCGCCGAGGTACAGCCCGTCCGGCACCTCGGCCGGGGCGGTGAACCACTCGTCGCCCGTCCCGGAGACCTGGATGCCGAAGTCGGTGCCGTTGCGGCTCATCGCGACGACCAGCGTCGACCCCGGCACGTCCCTGGCAGCGTCCGTGGCGATCTTGCAGGCGGGCATGGTCAGGTTGAGGAAGAAGTGGTCGTTGCTGTTGATGAACCGCACCACCTCGGCGACCCGGGCGGACGGCGCGCCGCTCTCCACCAGGTCCGGCACCATCTCGCGGATCAGCAGCGAGGTGCCGGCCCGGTTGCGGTTGTGGCCCTCGTCGCCCATCTGCAGCATCTGGGCCATGATCGCCTTGACGTCGAGCGGCCCGTGCCCGCGGACCGCGGCCTGCAGCAGCGGGCCGAGCACGTCCCCCATCCAGTGCAGCCGCTCCAGCACGTCCGGCGAGTATGCCCCGTAGCGCAGCACCCGGCCGAGGCCCTCGTTCAGGGTGCAGGCGGCCCGGCGCCCGGTGGCCGGGTCGGCCAGCGCCGGGCTGCCAGCGACTGGAGACCTTGGGGCCGGACACCTACCGGATGACCATCACCGCGGGGATCGCCTCGATCAAGGGCACCTACCTCGGCGACGTGGCGCTGGCCGAGCAGAACCCCCCGGGGTCTTTCGTGCTGCGTGCCTCCGGCGCCGGCGGTCCCGGCACGCTCAGCGCCGACGTCAAGGTGGACCTCGGGGACCTCGGCGGCGGGCGCACCGGGCTTCGCTACTTCGCGGAGGCCGTCGTGGGCGGCACCATCGGCGGCGTCGGGCAGCGGGTGCTCAGCGGGGTCGCGCGCAAGACGGCCGGGGAGTTCTTCACGGCCGTGGACGACGTGCTCACCGGCAACGCGGCAGCGCCGACGCCCGTGCCGCCGACCGCACCGGTTGCGCCGGGGGCGGCCGCGCCGGTACCGGCGGCGGTGTACGAGGCGGCACCGGGGGCGCTGGCCGGGCTGGCTGGTGGTGACTTCGTCAAGGGCATTGTGGTCGGTGCCGCGGCGCCGCGGTGGCGCTGCTCGGCGTGGTCGTCGGGGGCATCCTCGGCCGTCGCCGCTAGGACGGGGGGACGTCATGCGTGCGTTCACCGCGGCCGCCGTCCAGCTGGCGCCGGTGCCCGGGCCGCTCACGGCCGCGTCCGTCGCGGCCAACCTGGAGCGGTGCGTCGCTGCGGTCGAGTCCTGCGTGGCCGGCTCGGGTGCCGAGCTGGTCGTGCTGCCGGAGTCCGCGACCACCGGGTTCACCCCGGGGGTGAGCCCTGAGGAGCTGTTCGACCTGGTGAGCGAGGTGCCCGGGCCGGTCACCGCTCCGGTCCAGGAGGTGGCCCGCCGGCTCGGGGTCCACGTCGTCCTGGGTACCTACAGCCGCGGGCCGCAGCGGCCCGTGGTCGCCAACTCCGCCGTCCTGATCGGGCCGGACGGTTCGGTGCTGGGGACCTACGCGAAGACCCACCCGTTCGCCGGGGAGTCGCGCGCAGGCGGTGGCTGGGTGACCCCGGGCGACGAGGTGTGCGTGGTCGAGACCGACCTCGGTCGGATCGGCATGATCATCTGCTTCGACGGGGACTACCCGGAGGTGTCCCGGATCCAGGCCGTGCGGGGCGCCGAGGTGATCGTGCGTCCGTCGGCGCTGCTGCGCTCGGCC of the Actinomycetes bacterium genome contains:
- a CDS encoding DEAD/DEAH box helicase: MSVSTPSVSTPSVSTPSVSTPSASTPSVSTLSASTRPEATPSFAELGVPAPLVAALARHGIQAPFAIQTAAIPDALAGRDVLGKARTGSGKTLAFGIPMIARLAGTSAAPKRPRGLVLVPTRELAQQVHDGLEPLGHALGLRSRPVVGGTSFPKQAEALRRGVDLLVATPGRLIDLIEQGACSLADVEIVVLDEADHMADMGFLPAVRKLLDQVAPGGQRLLFSATLDGDVSTLVRRYLADPMTHSVEPDHAPGAGMDHHLFLVSNDDKAQVTAEIAGREGRTLLFVRTKHGADRLTKQLRRQGVAAAALHGGKAQNARTRTLAEFREGNTPVLVATDVAARGIPVDDIGLVVHVDPPADPKDYLHRAGRTARAGESGVVVTLVLPHQEKDVSKLAAQAGVRAERSRVRPGDADLARVTGARQPTGVALAERPVESRSQSSRPARTGRSDRSARGEQPKRGPRRPARAAGGSSAGRDGSRGQRRSPAAR
- a CDS encoding carbon-nitrogen hydrolase family protein, which translates into the protein MRAFTAAAVQLAPVPGPLTAASVAANLERCVAAVESCVAGSGAELVVLPESATTGFTPGVSPEELFDLVSEVPGPVTAPVQEVARRLGVHVVLGTYSRGPQRPVVANSAVLIGPDGSVLGTYAKTHPFAGESRAGGGWVTPGDEVCVVETDLGRIGMIICFDGDYPEVSRIQAVRGAEVIVRPSALLRSADLWELTNRARAYDNHVYVVGANATGIDPAGVLCFGNSMIVTPIAEVVARAASHECWVSARLDPERAMASLTPGSSVPQTFDHLRDRNLDLFRRCADDLVRPAKTSFPHA